The following proteins are encoded in a genomic region of Phaeodactylum tricornutum CCAP 1055/1 chromosome 1, whole genome shotgun sequence:
- a CDS encoding predicted protein, with protein sequence MISGYFVFRAGAPNPLSIARHFWIEGAHFSLGRDDGTVRHGTASIDCKRFSLDCCLTMVRMIVTQPVVTPVHSREDSAAEESHECLRKLQEGSDLSASDWEEIGREKNQIPVYSKNLPSQIKGGSLVRVRGMVQDMFEAEYFSTSLIPSHSLNGNSLAERTPLFLSPVPFTTPWYQEELNDGASSEENQDMHRSKRLRLEETGEEDQSSECNNQNRWWCSEYMKSDPHQTPVLAKFYYDQYGAQSPKILLNELVEAVGVLEWEEDVTSSSGTNNTTPVTLDDTMGAGAHTLWADEGIDTVIATTIPTDIPRLHVLWYQTFTLDQSLYESGHEDFTKDSFGGEDCHQAPNLLSQALSVSELSANLLWMTLLSQAERHVVSEESSDPHWTPVSTPDNTTLGCLSTQFVLPDTSDCRQLAQVMEHVLSQVLPAVYVVTITQEALTLLRPPAKRNGRIEPTPMQLPRGATLVLNASELEEGHLLASQIETLQSFQSIALNHSVPYEFDGGVHIAFEADVRVLVLCTAKTAKIVPCHEQVKCDFNAHRYHPGTILQTAHKLRQVLASTRNLGISHRCNPNNIALSNSLLDRAQKDFIQRRLECRQQKRSELYTEQDFHRWLTLTRLQARSRKSATANISDWERALALDDARNDEIQLFQ encoded by the exons ATGATTTCCGGGTATTTCGTTTTTCGCGCCGGCGCGCCCAACCCGCTCAGCATTGCGCGTCATTTTTGGATCGAGGGCGCCCACTTCTCGCTTGGCCGGGACGACGGTACCGTACGGCACGGCACGGCTTCCATTGACTGCAAACGTTTCTCTCTGGACTGCTGTTTGACCATGGTACGCATGATAGTAACCCAACCCGTTGTAACTCCCGTTCATTCCCGGGAAGATTCCGCTGCGGAAGAAAGTCATGAATGTCTTCGTAAGCTTCAGGAAGGATCTGATTTGTCTGCGAGCGACTGGGAAGAAATAGGTCGAGAAAAG AATCAAATTCCTGTATACTCAAAGAATTTACCCAGCCAGATCAAAGGTGGCTCGCTCGTCCGAGTCCGTGGAATGGTTCAGGACATGTTCGAAGCGGAGTACTTCAGCACGTCACTGATCCCTTCCCATTCCCTGAATGGAAATTCTCTGGCGGAACGAACGCCGCTCTTTCTCAGCCCGGTGCCCTTTACGACACCCTGGTACCAGGAAGAACTCAATGATGGAGCAAGTTCGGAAGAAAATCAGGATATGCACCGAAGCAAGCGCCTTCGTCTCGAAGAAACTGGGGAAGAGGATCAATCATCGGAATGTAACAATCAAAACCGCTGGTGGTGTTCCGAGTATATGAAAAGCGACCCACATCAGACTCCTGTCCTAGCAAAGTTCTATTATGACCAGTACGGTGCTCAATCTCCCAAAATTCTCCTCAATGAGCTCGTGGAAGCGGTTGGTGTATTGGAATGGGAGGAAGACGTGACTTCCTCTTCAggcaccaacaacaccacACCCGTGACATTAGACGATACAATGGGTGCCGGGGCGCACACACTTTGGGCTGACGAGGGGATTGACACGGTGATAGCTACGACCATCCCTACGGATATACCTCGTTTACATGTTCTGTGGTACCAGACATTTACCTTGGATCAATCATTATACGAGTCGGGTCACGAAGACTTCACGAAGGATTCTTTCGGCGGGGAAGACTGCCATCAGGCTCCGAATCTCCTGTCACAAGCATTATCCGTATCCGAGCTCAGCGCCAATCTCCTCTGGATGACGCTTTTGTCTCAGGCCGAGCGACATGTTGTTTCCGAAGAGTCATCCGACCCGCACTGGACACCCGTGTCGACTCCAGACAATACTACATTGGGCTGTCTATCCACACAATTCGTGCTGCCGGATACCAGCGATTGCCGTCAGCTCGCGCAAGTCATGGAACATGTTTTATCGCAAGTACTTCCTGCCGTGTATGTTGTCACCATTACCCAGGAAGCTTTGACTCTTTTGCGGCCCCCTGCCAAACGAAACGGACGCATTGAACCCACGCCGATGCAGCTGCCGCGGGGGGCAACGCTTGTCTTGAACGCGTCCGAGCTAGAGGAGGGCCATCTTTTGGCGTCCCAGATAGAAACACTCCAATCGTTCCAAAGTATTGCACTCAATCACAGTGTACCATACGAGTTTGATGGGGGCGTCCACATTGCGTTTGAAGCCGACGTGAGAGTCTTGGTGTTGTGCACAGCCAAAACCGCCAAGATCGTGCCGTGTCACGAGCAAGTCAAGTGTGACTTCAACGCGCATCGGTACCACCCTGGAACAATTTTACAAACTGCGCACAAACTACGTCAGGTTTTGGCTAGTACACGTAACCTTGGTATCAGCCATCGTTGCAACCCCAACAATATCGCACTTTCCAACTCTCTACTAGATCGAGCCCAAAAGGATTTCATTCAGCGTCGGCTTGAATGTCGACAGCAGAAACGATCAGAACTCTACACTGAACAAGACTTTCACAGGTGGTTAACTCTGACACGCTTACAGGCCCGGAGCCGCAAGTCCGCCACAGCTAACATTTCAGATTGGGAACGAGCTCTGGCCTTGGACGATGCCCGGAATGATGAAATTCAATTATTTCAATGA
- a CDS encoding predicted protein yields the protein MKLEQEIRIVSGNADSSAESDILDTHEISIQLSGTTSTNESDHSSFRPSVDDTSVEGCSIEQEDQLPIMKIKDKDNVGSRCYLIFCRGWYGCHGYSRVIEAWPRTSAFVFGVVVPLFTLVAVALLFGFFLSKLEGPPEIEANDHLLAAHTEAETLVTIVSNFTGLLPQLCIKLYFDNHSILELGPALFDRLVDGALDESEDLKVEQLVNRSLLSIDTEELYTYMEACGNDAKPITSFLAERAANASKRVSGDLSFNWVRCYPGADGLGGTGQSDIWATGQSIEEIRPAAQVQHFQRVWELDRQRIYHETLRESLKDPHYRGSAGALRLAAFDYSIAQASGAVGCELNGVSATWFWFTVMTTIGRAQNSIFLGYGNHAPVTDGGRTMIFTLGFMSVILFGAVLSQAGAVVSAILDDSVKRIRLQVLSWPSVSCLIWGSLYYAWMLVIAFVTQQWKVGRLGEAFPFNEGYWFAFISTTTVGLGDVFLEPEVIRGDDLIVFPPLFLIGFVFFAAFLRKFAEMVLFALAKENKKTLIQSLLSRLESTNGLPTVLIAPGMDPDADNERKDPQESIGV from the exons ATGAAGCTCGAGCAGGAAATCCGGATTGTTTCTGGAAACGCCGACAGCAGCGCAGAGTCGGATATTCTAGACACCCACGAAATTTCCATACAGTTGTCTGGTACGACGAGCACCAATGAATCAGACCATTCCTCGTTTCGCCCGTCTGTAGACGACACCAGCGTGGAGGGCTGCTCGATTGAACAGGAGGATCAGCTACCGATCATGAAGATAAAGGACAAAGATAACGTCGGGAGCCGCTGCTATCTTATATTCTGTCGAGGATGGTACGGCTGCCATGGATACAGTCGCGTTATCGAAGCCTGGCCTCGAACCTCGGCTTTTGTATTCGGAGTTGTCGTTCCACTTTTCACTTTAGTTGCCGTGGCGCTACTTTTTGGGTTTTTCCTATCCAAACTGGAAGGCCCACCCGAAATCGAAGCCAACGATCATCTTTTGGCGGCCCATACGGAAGCTGAAACTCTGGTGACCATCGTGAGCAACTTTACTGGACTATTACCCCAACTGTGTATCAAATTGTATTTCGACAACCATTCCATTTTAGAGCTGGGTCCCGCGTTGTTCGATCGTCTAGTAGACGGTGCTCTCGATGAATCTGAGGATTTGAAGGTGGAACAGTTGGTGAACCGCAGTCTTTTGTCGATCGATACGGAGGAGCTTTATACCTACATGGAAGCTTGTGGCAACGATGCAAAACCGATCACGAGCTTTTTGGCGGAACGTGCAGCTAATGCATCTAAGCGGGTTAGTGGAGACTTAAGTTTTAATTGGGTACGATGCTATCCGGGTGCGGATGGTCTGGGGGGGACCGGTCAATCCGACATTTGGGCTACTGGTCAAAGCATCGAAGAAATTCGTCCCGCGGCTCAAGTACAGCATTTTCAAAGGGTATGGGAG TTGGATCGGCAGCGCATATACCATGAAACATTGAGAGAATCTTTGAAAGATCCGCATTACCGTGGTTCAGCGGGGGCGCTTAGATTAGCCGCGTTTGATTATTCCATTGCACAAGCATCGGGGGCCGTAGGGTGTGAACTGAACGGGGTCTCAGCAA CATGGTTCTGGTTCACAGTGATGACAACAATTG GAAGAGCTCAAAACTCCATCTTCTTAGGTTATGGGAATCACGCTCCAGTCACTGACGGTGGTAGAACGATGATCTTCACACTCGGGTTCATGAGTGTGATTTTGTTTGGAGCAGTTCTAAGTCAAGCTGGTGCTGTAGTTTCGGCTATTTTAGACGATAGTGTCAAAAGAATCCGACTGCAGGTTCTCTCGTGGCCTTCCGTCTCTTGCCTCATCTGGGGTTCTCTATACTATGCGTGGATGCTTGTGATTGCATTTGTGACGCAGCAGTGGAAAGTGGGTCGATTGGGAGAAGCATTTCCGTTCAACGAAGGCTACTGGTTTGCTTTTATCAGTACGACAACAGTTGGATTAGGTGACGTTTTTTTGGAGCCCGAAGTGATTCGCGGAGATGatttgattgtctttcccCCCTTGTTTTTAATCggatttgttttctttgctgcttttcttcGAAAATTCGCCGAGATGGTGCTATTTGCACTTGCGAAGGAAAACAAGAAGACGCTGATACAGTCTCTTCTATCACGGTTGGAATCGACAAATGGACTTCCCACTGTTTTGATCGCGCCAGGAATGGATCCTGATGCAGACAATGAAAGGAAGGATCCGCAGGAAAGCATTGGTGTATAG
- a CDS encoding predicted protein, whose protein sequence is MDSSRSSSNRASNSSASLSANSLPSQKADQTAAAAASLNLLLREDRLLVIHGLTESGTQPDKVAFPYAAALLADGDDSNTVNTKQRADGALQDVERKLALVESLAVKLSRTSPEAVAGHLLRLHGYHLPKEGLKEDKPSSTTLSAVRDKADRLERQSEVLENVARRVEGSLSRGLKRMETACTRLERVLSLSNTLKMILRLQFENSKLQNYDLEDLRDLTRAAASVSVVEDLLKRSELQASIEAIQKIRPEVERTATDVRQSAAMLLQDQYHQKNAIHQLGGTLQVYYHLGELPGAVWKVVENAHGKAESTSRDLWNALTLMNLTEQAKKTAKDSRSVEKKLKQMRAEAASQWANGIYDVSTQVRNLQRVLMRKSDPIQRQFFVDVVAAASIPAAFRDSSLGKDFSLFGLFWGRFCKSLGIILEDILQQDNGKHRSDVASLYPSVRSVSNDMLSTLQDNLNAGNSALEDLGTAATPGILGGSALLDDTFLDWTTGQFDVEENPQSATTPDSWTHTTQRSASAKHPSQRFSASGGTGSATMSQIYQSMEWNTLQGDKKGRHGLYPLQQAFIEACTDRLCSPLQFMFPENVALDDDGVAIASGLSMLPSKYDIQRFDENIRQEISLADPKEGGGDLSSVTMIANCVVSMISELCLRAKNALSGIGESGYLNSDWSMTESLKHDRKVTVILFTVANYLRIAPDTVFLAPYRPSISLQQEEAASVCQVALQPALKEIEKMVKNSVTSPLGRAINKRIGDTMAKMHQGVYLGSNVGIDEDSPAFVQKHLNGIYEIISKEILSKLPPEYGSAVATSVAMFSIYNFVSNFTLLRPLGESARLHITQDLADLELALEQLMLKSGNSVSLHFIGNGKPYLELRAVRQMLFWTGLDSADKQAVDVAKSLLREPWMKDVRPSTIFHYLYSYAPSFLSSPYHTRRMKPEAYVRLLVKPDGSVEETEDDAWMTVMASCDAYQQRASSGGSNMDGDIRVAEKLLTMGPDVMRRRGH, encoded by the coding sequence ATGGATTCTAGTCGTTCATCAAGCAACCGAGCTTCGAACTCATCTGCTTCGCTAAGTGCCAATAGTTTGCCTTCCCAAAAGGCGGACCAGACGGCGGCAGCAGCCGCGTCACTGAACTTGTTGTTGCGTGAAGATCGTCTCCTGGTGATCCATGGTTTGACCGAATCGGGTACTCAGCCTGACAAGGTGGCCTTTCCGTACGCGGCGGCACTTTTAGCAGACGGAGATGATAGCAATACTGTCAATACGAAACAACGTGCTGATGGAGCGTTGCAGGATGTCGAGCGGAAACTAGCTTTGGTCGAGAGCCTTGCCGTGAAACTCAGTCGCACCAGCCCTGAGGCCGTTGCAGGCCATCTACTCAGATTGCATGGATATCATCTTCCTAAAGAGGGCCTTAAAGAAGATAAGCCATCCAGCACGACGCTATCAGCGGTTAGAGACAAAGCTGATCGCCTGGAACGGCAATCCGAAGTTCTGGAGAATGTAGCTCGACGAGTGGAGGGATCATTGTCACGGGGCTTGAAACGTATGGAGACTGCGTGTACTCGTCTTGAACGGGTTCTGTCACTGAGCAATACGCTAAAAATGATACTGAGACTTCAGTTCGAAAATAGCAAGTTGCAAAATTACGATCTGGAGGACTTACGTGACCTGACTCGTGCCGCCGCCAGCGTCTCGGTAGTCGAGGATTTGCTGAAGCGCTCTGAACTACAAGCCTCGATTGAAGCCATACAAAAGATACGCCCCGAGGTCGAACGCACTGCAACTGATGTACGCCAATCAGCCGCTATGCTGTTGCAGGATCAGTATCATCAAAAAAATGCTATTCATCAGCTGGGCGGTACTCTTCAAGTGTATTACCATTTAGGAGAATTACCGGGGGCCGTTTGGAAAGTAGTGGAAAACGCGCACGGTAAAGCAGAATCTACATCTCGAGATTTATGGAACGCATTGACCCTAATGAATTTGACAGAACAGGCCAAAAAGACAGCCAAAGATAGCCGGTCCGTGGAAAAGAAGCTCAAGCAAATGCGGGCAGAAGCTGCATCTCAATGGGCGAATGGTATCTACGACGTGTCAACACAGGTGCGAAATTTACAGCGAGTGCTTATGCGCAAAAGCGATCCAATACAGCGCCAATTTTTTGTGGACGTCGTGGCCGCCGCATCAATTCCAGCCGCCTTCAGAGATTCGTCTCTCGGAAAAGacttttctttgtttggtcTATTTTGGGGGCGCTTTTGCAAATCCCTGGGAATTATTTTGGAAGATATTTTGCAACAggacaatggaaaacatCGCTCGGACGTCGCAAGCCTGTATCCGTCTGTGCGTAGCGTTTCGAACGACATGTTGAGCACTTTGCAGGATAATTTGAATGCAGGCAATTCAGCATTGGAGGACCTTGGAACTGCTGCAACCCCAGGTATTCTCGGAGGATCTGCTCTCTTAGATGACACATTTCTGGACTGGACAACGGGCCAGTTCGATGTAGAGGAGAATCCGCAATCTGCCACCACACCTGATTCCTGGACCCATACTACTCAACGCAGCGCATCGGCGAAACACCCTTCGCAACGTTTTTCGGCCTCAGGTGGGACAGGCTCTGCTACGATGTCTCAAATATATCAATCGATGGAGTGGAATACTTTACAGGGAGATAAGAAGGGACGCCATGGGCTTTATCCATTACAACAAGCATTTATTGAAGCCTGTACGGACAGGCTATGTTCTCCACTTCAATTCATGTTCCCAGAAAACGTTGCtcttgacgacgacggtgtcGCCATTGCTTCCGGGCTCAGTATGTTGCCCAGCAAGTACGATATTCAACGCTTTGACGAAAACATCCGTCAGGAAATTTCGTTGGCTGACCCGAAAGAAGGCGGCGGTGATCTAAGCAGTGTTACTATGATAGCCAACTGTGTCGTGTCTATGATTTCAGAGCTCTGCCTCCGAGCAAAGAATGCGTTGAGTGGTATTGGAGAATCAGGATATCTGAATAGTGATTGGTCAATGACGGAATCGCTGAAGCATGATCGAAAGGTGACAGTGATTCTTTTCACTGTGGCAAATTACTTGCGTATCGCGCCTGATACAGTGTTTTTGGCACCATACCGTCCGTCCATTTCattgcaacaagaagaagcagcGAGCGTCTGCCAAGTCGCACTGCAACCGGCTCTCAAGGAGATTGAGAAAATGGTTAAAAATTCTGTGACCTCACCTTTAGGACGAGCAATCAATAAGCGAATTGGTGACACCATGGCAAAAATGCATCAAGGTGTCTATCTTGGTAGCAATGTGGGTATCGACGAAGACTCCCCTGCCTTTGTGCAGAAACACTTGAACGGCATTTACGAAATCATTTCGAAAGAAATTCTTTCGAAGTTGCCTCCAGAATATGGGTCGGCTGTGGCGACATCTGTGGCAATGTTTTCGATCTATAATTTTGTGTCAAATTTTACTCTGCTTCGACCTTTGGGTGAATCGGCTCGTCTGCATATTACGCAGGACTTGGCCGACCTTGAGCTTGCACTGGAACAGCTCATGTTGAAGAGCGGAAATTCTGTTTCTTTGCATTTTATTGGAAACGGCAAGCCGTACTTGGAACTCCGTGCCGTTCGCCAAATGCTGTTTTGGACGGGGTTGGACAGCGCTGATAAACAAGCCGTGGATGTCGCCAAAAGCTTGTTGCGCGAACCGTGGATGAAGGATGTACGTCCGTCAACTATCTTTCACTATTTGTACTCGTACGCGCCTTCGTTTTTGTCATCCCCATACCATACGAGACGTATGAAGCCAGAAGCTTACGTTCGGTTGTTGGTGAAGCCAGATGGCTCCGTAGAGGAGACAGAAGACGATGCTTGGATGACAGTTATGGCGAGCTGCGATGCTTACCAACAAAGAGCAAGCTCTGGAGGCTCAAATATGGATGGAGACATTCGAGTGGCTGAAAAGCTTTTGACTATGGGACCGGATGTTATGCGTCGGCGAGGACATTAG